GATTTGACAATTGTGTCATACGGTCGTATGTTGGAGCGTGTTCTTCAAGCGGCTGAAGAAGTAGCAGCGGATGGTATTAACGTTGAAGTTGTTGACCCACGTACCCTCATCCCACTTGATAAAGAGTTGATTATTGAATCTGTTAAGAAAACAGGTAAATTGATGCTTGTCAACGATGCCTACAAGACCGGTGGATTCATTGGGGAAATTGCAACCATGATTACCGAAAGTGAAGCCTTTGATTACCTTGATCATCCAATCGTTCGTCTTGCAAGTGAAGATGTTCCAGTACCTTATGCTCGTGTACTTGAACAAGCAATCTTACCAGATGTTGAGAAAATCAAAGCTGCTATTGTGAAAATGGCAAACAAAGGCAACTAGAAGATAAGGCAAGTGGTCCGATAAAGGCTATGTTTATCAGTAACGTCTCAGCTAAAAACTATTTTGAAAGTTTTTAGAAGAACTGAGTTGTCTTATCCCGTGTCGCGGCACCTCACCTTTCGTATGTTTTCGTAGCAAGGTGAGGATGTTGATGGCGCTTATCAAATCGTGAAAGGATGTAGAAATGGCATTTGAAATTATTATGCCAAAGCTGGGCGTTGACATGCAAGAAGGCGAGATCATCGAGTGGAAAAAACAAGAAGGTGATACCGTCAATGAAGGTGATATCCTTCTTGAAATCATGTCAGACAAAACCAATATGGAACTTGAGGCAGAAGACTCAGGTGTTCTTCTTAAAATTACACGTCAAGCAGGTGATACTGTACCTGTAACTGAAGTTATCGGTTACATTGGTGCAGAGGGTGAATCAGTAGATACTATTGCTTCAAGTGAAAAAACAACAGAAATTCCAGTTCCTGCTTCAGCAGACGCTGGACCAGCAGTTGCTCCAAAAGAAAATGTGGCAAGTCCAGCTCCTCAAGTGGCAGCGACAGCTATTCCGCAAGGAAATGGCGGAAAAGTTCGTGCTACTCCAGCTGCACGTAAGGCAGCAGCAGAAATGGGCATTGACCTTGGCCAAGTTCCAGGAACAGGACCAAAAGGACGTGTCCATAAAGAAGACGTTGAAAACTTTAAAGGTGCTCAACCGAAAGCTTCACCACTTGCTCGTAAAATTGCAGCAGACAAAGGTATTGATTTGGCAACCGTATCAGGTACTGGCTTTAACGGTAAGGTCATGAAAGAAGACATCATGGCTATTCTTGAAGCGGCTAAACCAGCTGAAGCAAAAGCCCCAGCAGCTAAAGAAGAAAAAGTTGTTGATCTTCCAGAAGGTGTGGAACACAAGCCAATGTCAGCTATGCGTAAGGCAATCTCTAAAGGTATGACAAACTCTTACCTTACTGCCCCTACCTTTACGCTTAACTACGATATTGACATGACAGAGATGATTGCCCTTCGTAAGAAGTTAATTGACCCAATCATGGCTAAAACAGGCCTTAAAGTCAGCTTTACAGACTTGATTGGTATGGCAGTGGTTAAAACCTTGATGAAACCTGAGCATGAGTACATGAATGCTTCCCTCATCAATGATGCTAATGATATTGAATTGCACCGCTTTGTGAACCTTGGTATTGCCGTAGGTCTTGATGATGGTCTTATCGTTCCTGTTATCCATGGGGCTAACAAGATGTGCTTGTCAGATTTCGTGCTTGCTTCAAAAGATGTGATTAAAAAAGCGCAAACTGGTAAGTTGAAAGCAGCTGAAATGTCTGGATCAACCTTCTCTATCACAAACTTGGGAATGTTTGGTACGAAGACATTTAACCCAATTATTAACCAACCAAACTCAGCAATTCTTGGTGTTGGAGCAACTATCCCAACTCCAACGGTTGTGGATGGTGAGATTGTTTCCCGTCCAATTATGGCAATGTGCCTAACCATCGACCACCGTTTAGTTGATGGTATGAACGGTGCAAAATTCATGGTTGATCTCAAGAAATTGATGGAAAATCCATTTGAATTGTTAATCTGATCAATCAGTTTTAAACAAGAAAAGCATTCAATAATAAAAGGGATTTTGCTAAGTTTAGACTTGGTGCCCTTTTCTCAAAAATATAGAAAGGATGTAGAACGAGGAGCTCTCATGCAAATGAGTGATAAGCAATTGAATCCGAGCGAAAAGCTCGGATAAAAATGGTAAGAGTTGGCTAATCTTAGCGTCGTAGACGTCTGAACTTTCCTCAGTTTTTGTTTCGGAAAGTCCTAGTCGTCCTGACGTGGGTGCGTCAACGAAATCAAAGATTTCTGACTTACCGCAAAAATTCAATCGCTTTCTCCTTGCTCTTGGTATCTTAAATTATGGCTGTTGAAATTATTATGCCAAAACTCGGTGTTGACATGCAAGAAGGTGAAATCATCGAGTGGAAAAAACAAGAAGGTGATACTGTCAATGAAGGCGATATTCTTCTTGAAATCATGTCAGATAAAACCAATATGGAACTTGAGGCAGAAGACTCAGGTGTTCTTCTTAAAATTACACGTCAAGCAGGTGAAACAGTACCTGTAACAGAAGTTATCGGATATATCGGTGCTGAAGGTGAATCTGTTGAGGTTTCTAGCCCAGCTGCTTCAGATGTGAATGTTGCTCGTACAACAGAAGATTTAGAAGCTGCTGGACTTGAAGTGCCAAAAGCACCAGCTCAAGCTGCTTCAGCTGCACCAAAAGCTGCACTTGCTGATGATGAGTATGACATCATCGTTGTTGGTGGTGGCCCTGCAGGTTATTATGCAGCTATTCGTGGTGCTCAACTTGGTGGTAAAATTGCCATCGTTGAGAAATCTGAATTTGGTGGAACTTGCTTGAACGTAGGGTGTATCCCAACCAAAACTTACCTTAAAAATGCTGAAATCCTTGATGGTATTAAGATTGCAGCAGGACGTGGGATTAACCTTGCCTCAACTAACTATACTATTGACATGGACAAAACAGTTGACTTTAAAAACACCGTTGTTAAAACCTTAACAGGCGGCGTTCAAGGTCTTCTAAAAGCTAATAAAGTCACTATCTTTAATGGGCTTGGTCAAGTCAACCCTGACAAGACTGTAACCATTGGGTCACAAACCATTAAGGGTCGCAACGTTATCCTTGCTACAGGTTCTAAAGTATCACGTATCAATATCCCAGGTATTGACTCTAAACTTGTCTTAACGTCAGATGATATCCTTGACCTCCGTGAAATGCCAAAATCACTAGCAGTTATGGGCGGTGGTGTTGTTGGTATCGAGCTTGGACTTGTTTGGGCATCTTACGGTGTGGATGTTACCGTTATTGAAATGGCTGACCGTATTATCCCAGCTATGGATAAAGAAGTCTCTCTTGAACTTCAAAAAATCCTTTCTAAGAAAGGCATGAAGATCAAAACATCTGTTGGTGTCTCTGAAATTGTTGAAGCAAATAACCAATTGACTTTGAAACTTAACAATGGTGAAGAAGTTGTTGCTGAAAAAGCTCTTCTTTCTATCGGACGTGTATCACAAATGAACGGTCTGGAAAATCTTAACCTTGAAATGGATCGTAACCGTATCAAAGTTAATGACTACCAAGAGACATCAATTCCAGGTATCTATGCGCCAGGTGACGTTAACGGAACGAAAATGCTTGCTCACGCTGCTTACCGTATGGGTGAAGTGGCTGCAGAAAATGCGATGCATGGCAACACAACTCGTAAAGCTAACCTTAAATACACTCCAGCAGCTGTTTACACACACCCTGAAGTGGCAATGGTTGGTTTAACTGAAGAACAAGCGCGTGAACAATATGGTGATGTGCTTATTGGTAAAAACAGCTTTACTGGTAATGGACGCGCGATTGCTTCAAATGAAGCACATGGTTTTGTTAAAGTTATTGCTGATGCCAAATACCACGAAATCTTAGGTGTTCATATTATTGGTCCAGCTGCAGCTGAGATGATTAACGAAGCAGCTACTATTATGGAATCTGAATTAACCGTTGATGAATTGTTATTATCAATTCATGGACACCCAACCTTCTCTGAAGTGATGTACGAAGCCTTTGCAGATGTGCTTGGCGAAGCTATCCATAACCCACCAAAACGTAAGTAAAACGTCTTTGTCTTATTAACTAATGAAAAATATCATCACATAACAGATCACAAAAAAGACTAGCACAACTATGAACTGCACCCCAAACGTTAGATATAAAACCCTAACGTTTGGGGTGTTTTTGTATGACATTAAGCTATGAAGATAAGCTAGACATTTAGCGCTAAAAAAACCGAGAGAACTCCGTTTGAAAGAAGCATCTCTGAAAAGAAGAAGACAAAAAACCATTATAAAGAATGGATAAAGACGAGTTCTGATTAGATTTTCTTTTAAGGACGGCTAAATTGACTCGTTCTACCTACTATTATCATCGATTATTGCAACAATAAACGTATCAAAATAAAACGAAAAGGACTTAGTCCTCTACAATACAGAACTAAATCCTTTACTTCAAATAGAGTAGCCAACTTTTGGGGCTCAGTGCAGTTTCTAGTTTTTTGTCTTTAATAACGTTTCATTGTTAACCCTTACTTTCCAATAACAGCTAAATCCTTAAGTCTTTCTTACGAAAGGGTTTTGTGATATGGTTAAAAGAAGCAACTAAAGCTCCACCTAAGAATTCTAAAGAGGAGGACTGATACCCAGTATGCGGTAAGCGTCGTTGTCTTTTGTGGGGAATTTTATGAGAGTTAAGAGCATTGTTTTTAGCTGCAATTCCTTGATCAGCAAGCTTTTATTGTTGATTTTGCCTGACAGGATGAGGAAAACTATAAAAGCCTTGATGAGAAAGATTATGATTTGAAAACATCGTTGCTTTTTTTCCATAGTGAATGACGTGCATCTGTTGACTATCATGATCGTAGACAGCGGCCAGTTTGTCATTGTTTTCTAATAAGTCGATATCAAGCTTGCTAATATAGGTTTCAAATTCTTGACGAGTCATATTTGGAAGCATCATATAGGCATAACGATCGCCATCTTGAGTATGGTTTTGCATGATAGTGATAAAGGTATTTGAAACTTCTTTGATGGCTTCTGGTGATTTGTCATCAGCTTTTATGTTTTGCCATTTCCCTGTTTGAAGTGCCTTACTTATGCTAAGTGTTGTTGGCTTGAAGAAGTAGTAACCAATATTTTGAGCGGGATCATCACTTTCAAGGAAAATACTTTTAGTGTTTGTAAAATCAACTAGCTGATTATTCAAGTCAACGGGTTGATTGTTAACATAAGAACAGTAAGGGTACTTTTGATTTTCTTTTCGTTGTTCAATAGTTGTATACGCCTTGTGAGATGATTGGTTTTTGATATTGCTACCAACAAAGATTATTTTGTTTCCTAAGATAAACCACCCTTTATTGAGGGTGAGGCTTTTATTCCAATTAGTGAAGGTCATAGCAGCTAGAGCACTTGTGTTATTAAGTTTTTTACTTGCAACAAAAGCGTCATCAGAGAGACCAGTCATGCCAACTTGTTGATAGTTCGTTTTAATATTCTCAGGAGTTCCCTCTAGTGGTTTTTGCTCAGTTTCTGTGGTTCCAGGTAAGCGGTAGGGATTTACCGTTGCCCAATAGTTTTCACTGTAGTGTCCTAAATCGTTATTGTATAGGTAAAACATTCCATCAGAAGTAAACCAGCCATGAAGATTTTCATTATTCATAGCTTCATAATTTTGAGTTCGATTCGAAAACATTGATAGGCCAAAAGCAAAATCGTGTTTATTATTATATAGTGCCAATTTATCCATACTATTGAAACTAGCTACGTAACTATCAAGTTTTTGGACTGGAACAGAAGTATCACTTAGTAGTTCTTTCATAAGTTTGATATCGTGATAGGTTTTCAAATTATCATAGACATTGTAAAAAGCATTCCCTTGTGTGACGAGTGTTTTTATACGTGTTTTAAGTGCCAAACGGTGAGGCTCTTCAGACATGTCAGCAATACGTAAAATAGCACGAAGTGCTTCAATGCCAGCAACATGAGATTGGGCATTAAAACGACTGATAGAACGCCCTCGAGTCATATCCATCATTTCTCCACGAACGATGATAGGGAAAAAAGAATGGTTAATCCAATGATAGATAGTAGCCATTTTATCCGCTTTTATAGGAGACTTTGTTTTTTGAATAATAGGAATTAATTGCGATAAGCCATCTATAAGCACATTACCGTAAGCTCCAGTGTAAGCAATGCCTTTTTTATAAAGTGGACTTTGAGCGTTAGTAACCACGTGATCAATTAAAGAACCGTCTTGGTAAAAACCATTTCCTTCATCAACTAGCGTGAAAACTTTCTCAATTGCTTTGATTGTATCACTAATTTCGAGATCATCTTTACGAAGAATACCGGAAATGAGTTTAA
The genomic region above belongs to Streptococcus pyogenes and contains:
- the hylA gene encoding hyaluronidase; this translates as MNTYFCTHHKQLLLYSNLFLSFAMMGQGTAIYADTLTSNSEPNNTYFQTQTLTTTDSEKKVVQPQQKDYYTELLDQWNSIIAGNDAYDKTNPDMVTFHNKAEKDAQNIIKSYQGPDHENRTYLWEHAKDYSASANITKTYRNIEKIAKQITNPESCYYQDSKAIAIVKDGMAFMYEHAYNLDRENHQTTGKENKENWWVYEIGTPRAINNTLSLMYPYFTQEEILKYTAPIEKFVPDPTRFRVRAANFSPFEANSGNLIDMGRVKLISGILRKDDLEISDTIKAIEKVFTLVDEGNGFYQDGSLIDHVVTNAQSPLYKKGIAYTGAYGNVLIDGLSQLIPIIQKTKSPIKADKMATIYHWINHSFFPIIVRGEMMDMTRGRSISRFNAQSHVAGIEALRAILRIADMSEEPHRLALKTRIKTLVTQGNAFYNVYDNLKTYHDIKLMKELLSDTSVPVQKLDSYVASFNSMDKLALYNNKHDFAFGLSMFSNRTQNYEAMNNENLHGWFTSDGMFYLYNNDLGHYSENYWATVNPYRLPGTTETEQKPLEGTPENIKTNYQQVGMTGLSDDAFVASKKLNNTSALAAMTFTNWNKSLTLNKGWFILGNKIIFVGSNIKNQSSHKAYTTIEQRKENQKYPYCSYVNNQPVDLNNQLVDFTNTKSIFLESDDPAQNIGYYFFKPTTLSISKALQTGKWQNIKADDKSPEAIKEVSNTFITIMQNHTQDGDRYAYMMLPNMTRQEFETYISKLDIDLLENNDKLAAVYDHDSQQMHVIHYGKKATMFSNHNLSHQGFYSFPHPVRQNQQ
- a CDS encoding dihydrolipoamide acetyltransferase: MAFEIIMPKLGVDMQEGEIIEWKKQEGDTVNEGDILLEIMSDKTNMELEAEDSGVLLKITRQAGDTVPVTEVIGYIGAEGESVDTIASSEKTTEIPVPASADAGPAVAPKENVASPAPQVAATAIPQGNGGKVRATPAARKAAAEMGIDLGQVPGTGPKGRVHKEDVENFKGAQPKASPLARKIAADKGIDLATVSGTGFNGKVMKEDIMAILEAAKPAEAKAPAAKEEKVVDLPEGVEHKPMSAMRKAISKGMTNSYLTAPTFTLNYDIDMTEMIALRKKLIDPIMAKTGLKVSFTDLIGMAVVKTLMKPEHEYMNASLINDANDIELHRFVNLGIAVGLDDGLIVPVIHGANKMCLSDFVLASKDVIKKAQTGKLKAAEMSGSTFSITNLGMFGTKTFNPIINQPNSAILGVGATIPTPTVVDGEIVSRPIMAMCLTIDHRLVDGMNGAKFMVDLKKLMENPFELLI
- the lpdA gene encoding dihydrolipoyl dehydrogenase, with the protein product MAVEIIMPKLGVDMQEGEIIEWKKQEGDTVNEGDILLEIMSDKTNMELEAEDSGVLLKITRQAGETVPVTEVIGYIGAEGESVEVSSPAASDVNVARTTEDLEAAGLEVPKAPAQAASAAPKAALADDEYDIIVVGGGPAGYYAAIRGAQLGGKIAIVEKSEFGGTCLNVGCIPTKTYLKNAEILDGIKIAAGRGINLASTNYTIDMDKTVDFKNTVVKTLTGGVQGLLKANKVTIFNGLGQVNPDKTVTIGSQTIKGRNVILATGSKVSRINIPGIDSKLVLTSDDILDLREMPKSLAVMGGGVVGIELGLVWASYGVDVTVIEMADRIIPAMDKEVSLELQKILSKKGMKIKTSVGVSEIVEANNQLTLKLNNGEEVVAEKALLSIGRVSQMNGLENLNLEMDRNRIKVNDYQETSIPGIYAPGDVNGTKMLAHAAYRMGEVAAENAMHGNTTRKANLKYTPAAVYTHPEVAMVGLTEEQAREQYGDVLIGKNSFTGNGRAIASNEAHGFVKVIADAKYHEILGVHIIGPAAAEMINEAATIMESELTVDELLLSIHGHPTFSEVMYEAFADVLGEAIHNPPKRK